CAAAGCAAATAACGCGCCGATGGAGGATCGACAGAGGCCGTGCGAGACAGGCTGCCCGCCATGCAATTAACAATTGTTTTCAAATACATGCCTGTGTATCTGCCGCAATTCCTCTTGAGCGGCACAACCGATCTTCGAAAGATTCCGGCACTTTCGCGTCCACCGCCCGGCGAGCCTTAACGATCTCCCTTCAGACCAGCCACGTATGGCGTATTGGGGCGACCGCGAACGACGGTCGTCATCGAAAACATGGCTCGACTTGATTTCATGGACTAAAAAACACTGAATCGCAAACATGGCCTATTGAAACCAGCCATACCGTTATGATAAGAAATCAGACAATCGGTTATGCGGCCACCGTTCGTGCCGAGGCTTCTTTTTCTCTCTGAGGAGGCTGTGGTCATGACACTTCTTGCGCAACCCAGTACTCGACAGTCTCGCAAACGCCCGATCAGACAGTTCCCGCTCGACTGGAAGAACAGCGAGAGTGGTGGTCGACTTGAGCCACGGCTGCCGACCGTGCCGATCTTCTTCAAAGTGAATAACGGAGCGTTAGAGTTCGCCAGCATTTGGGGCCCCAACCTGGCGCAGACTAATGACGCCAATCCAACGACTGCCTATGTGGCCGGGACAGACCAGCAGTTCTCGTTCTTGGGCCCGGGAGTTAATATCGCGTACGCGGGCCAAGTGCAGGCCAATTTAATCGATGTGCCGAACACCTCGCCTCCGACTTCCCCACCTACGGGCGGGTATGCCGTCGAGACCAATTCGGCGCATCAGATTTCCGCAGTCTTCCCCGGAATGGTTCCCGGAACCCCGGAGTTTATGACCACTACCGCCCTAGGCGGAGCAGCTTACACACTGGCAGACGATCAGGTTCCCGCAACCACGCCCGTGACACTAGTGGAGAACTACGAAGTCGTGTACTTTCCCACGGTTGGCGACACATTCGCCTCGGCGGCGGTCGTCATAATGAACTTCGGCAGCAATCTTACATTTACCCTAAACGGAGATCAAACCGGACTTATTCAAGTCGGAGTCGCCACGGCGCCGGGCTTGTCTCCGCCGTGGGGGACAGCGACCTTCGGAGCTACGACGATCAATTGGTCGATGTCTGCAACGACATTCGTGGCAACTGCTCAGACCGTTTTTCCGACGGGGCTTCCTTCGACGGGAGGGGCTAACCCACCCACCGGTATCGCTTGGAACGCGGCTTACGCATCGATTCTCACCGTCGGATACGGCGGAGGGCCGATTGGAACTGTAACGAACGATCTGGCCGAATTGACCACGCACTACGACGCATCATTCGTATAACCTCGGTTCAGAGGAACGTCGGCGGAATCGTCTCTGTCGTCAGGGCTCTGCCTTCTCAGGCTGCGGGTCGACACCCTGGTTCAGGAAGAGGGCCTCCGGGGTCGGTGGATCGATACGTCCGTCGGTGGCGAGGGCCCCCCTCATAATCAACTGCGCACGCCTCGAAGTGCATTAGATGACGCCCCCTGGGTTGACCAGGGGGTCTGCATCAGACGTCGCAAGCAAATGCGGCGCCGTCTACAGCGCTTGATTGACGAGGCCGATCCGAGCGATTATCTTCGCGCCGTCACCTGTCCGAGGCAGGCGATCCATCATTTCCTCTTCAGAAACAGGGTCGAATATGAACAGGCGATATTTCTTGACGGGCCTCGCCGCTGTCCTGGGCGCGGGGAGTCTTTTTATGACGGGGTGCGGCGGGTCGGTCGGCGACAACCTTCCCCCACCGAAGCCTGCGACGTCGGAGGAAATCGAGAAGAACAACCAGGACATGAAAGACCAGATGAAGGCGATGGGCAAAGGCCCCAAGACCAACTGAGCATCGGTTCCTAAACGCGGAGAGGCCGCCGCCGGAAACCATTCCGGCGGCGGCCTCTTGTGCTTGAACGGGGGTCGGCTCCAGCAGCCTTAACCCGAAGACGCCTCGGGGGAGGACGTCAATACGAGTCTGCGGAGATGACCTCGCCATTGCCTCTGGTGCCGAGGGCGTACCAGGTCTGGACGTTGATCGAGTTCTTGATGAACCGGACCGAGCCGTCGGCCAGGCAGACGTTCACGCCGCCCGAGTGGTTGCTGCGAGGAGTGTGAAACCCGTAGCCGACCCCCGACGATCCCCAGTTGGAGCAGTCGGGAGTCGAGTTGTTGGGTGTGATCATGAAATTGAACGTCGACTGATTGTAGTTGTCCGACGCCCATTGATACCCACCATAGTTCCACGTCTGGAGGGGGTTCGCCTTGGCGAACGCGGAGCAGGCCGGCATCATCGAGCTGACGATGAAGGCTGCGTCCATCTGGGCGATGTAGAACGTGGGCGCGGGCATGTTGGCACCGACATAGATGTCGCTGGGACTGAACTTGGTGTTGCTGCCGTCGCCTCGGTTGCGCTCGGCAAAGGCCACGGTGTTCGATGTGCCGTCGGTAATCCCCGCGATCGTCCCCGCGCCGTAGTTGGTCGAGGCTGCGTAGCATACAGTGGGGATGACCGTGGAATCATTGTCGGGCCGTCCGAAGACGCCGGCACCGCCGGCGCGGGAGTGCCAGTCGTAATTCGTCCCGTTCGACAAATAGTAGTTGTTGCGACCAACGCCGGTGCCGTCGCTGGGGCAGAGCAGCGAGGCGATCGTCGTGCTAACGGCGGTGAACTGGATAATGTCGAAACCGGAGACGCTGGTCGTGTTACCGCCGAACGTAACACCCCACATAAAGTTCATGGAGTTCGCCACCGCCTGCTGCTCGAAATACGGCAGCATCAGGGCGATACCGCTGATTCCCTGGTGCGGTTGAAGTTGTGCCGTGGGAGCGGCAGGGTTGCCAGGACGGCCGCAGACCTGGTTCCACGGGAAGCCGCTGTTGGCCGACTCGTAGTTGTGCAACGCGAGGCCGAGTTGTTTCAGATTGTTGACGCATTGAGCCCGACGAGCGGCCTCGCGGGCCGCCTGGACGGCGGGGAGTAAGAGGGCGATCAGGACCGCGATGATCGCGATCACGACGAGCAACTCGATCAGCGTGAAGCCGATTCGAGCGCGTGGGGAGACGACGCGCATTCGAGACACCTCCGAATTGGACGAGGACGCTGGAGTTGATGAAGGATCTAAACCGGCACGACTCAGAGATCCAACAAGCAGGGACGGGTGGCCGCGTTGGGCCTGATTGACACTTAGACAACATTCCGCGGCGGGGATCAAGGGACGACACCGCAAATACTTCTGAAATCAAGCGACGCGTTGCATTTTTCGGCTCAACCAATTTCGTCCACGCTCGGTTTCAACTGAATTTTTTCACGCCGACGAGAGCGACCCACGAAAAAGTACCGACCTCTGACGTCACGACCGATTTGACCCAAGCCTACTATTAGCTGAATGGAACGCCGAAGGACCGACGAATACTCTCGTTTTGGAGCGTGTGCGGATGTCGAGACGTCCCTTGAATCGTCGTGAGTTGAGGGCGGCGGCGGAGGCCGCCGAGGCGCGAGGCATCCCCCTGGGACCGGATTCGGGATCACGACCCCGAAGCCGATCGGACTCGTCCCCTGCTCGGCCGAAGCCGTCGCCGACCACACGCATGAAGGTCGTCTGGGCAGTCTGCGACGTCGGCGGACGAACGGTCGCCACGTTCGACTACGTCGACAAGGCCGCCGCCGAGGCCCGCGCCGCCGAACTCAAGGCGAAGGGAAAGGGCAACCACTTCGTCCGCTCCGTAAAGGAGCCGTTCAGCTCCCATGGGACCTCCTCGCCCGATTGACGGGACGGGCGCGAACATCTCGGGGAACACGCCCCTCTGGAGAGACGCCCGAATCGGAGGGACGAAACTCCACGCGCGTCGGGTTGTCGCCGCGCCGGGCCGTTGGCTAGAATGACATGTTTCCGGGACCCGCCGGCTCCGAGGCCGAATCGAGACGTCACCGGAACGACGAACGCAAGTCAAGTAAGTACGACGAGGGACGCACTGTGGCCGCCACAGAGAATTGCAAGCTTCCGACCGCAACCAGGCCCACGACCGGGGCAGACGTCCTGGTCGAGTCTCTGGCGAGGCACGGCGTCGACGTCGTATTCGCTTACCCGGGCGGGGCGAGCATGCCCATGCACCAGGCCCTGACCCGCTACCGCGACCGGATCCGGACCATCCTCCCCCGCCACGAACAGGGGGGCGTCTTCGCGGCCGAGGGTTACGCGCGGGCCAGCGGCAAGCCTGGCATCGTGATGGCCACCTCCGGGCCCGGCGCCCTGAACCTGGTCACCGGCCTGGCCGACGCCAAGATGGACTCGATCCCGCTGATCGCCATCACCGGGCAGGTGCCGACCCACGTCATCGGGACCGACGCCTTCCAGGAAACGCCGACCGTCGAAGTCTGTCGCGCCATCTGCAAGCACGCCTACCTCGTGCAGGACGCCCGCGACGTCGCTCGGGTCGTCAAGGAGGCGTTCTATCTGGCGACCACCGGCCGTCCGGGCCCCGTCCTCATCGACATGCCCAAGGACGTCCAGAACACGATCGTCCAGAACCCCGACTACGACGTTGAGATGGATCTCCCCGGCTACCGCCTCCCCCCCCCGCCCTCCCAGGCGAGGATTCGTGAGGTGGTCGAGGCCCTGCGCACGGCCGAGCGGCCCATCATCTACTGCGGCGGCGGCGTCCTGGCCTCCAACGCCGGCGATGAACTCCGCGAGTTCGCCGCCAAGACGGGCATCCCGGTGGCCATGACCGTCCACGGCCTGGGGGCCATGCCCAGCGACCATTACCTCTCGCTGGGCATGCTCGGCATGCACGGCACGGTCTACGCCAATGAGGCCGTCAACGGCGCCGACCTCTTGCTGGCCCTGGGCGTCCGGTTCGACGACCGCGTCACCGGCAAACTGACCGAGTTCGCCAAGCACGGCAAGATCGTCCACGTCGACATCGACGCCTCGGAGATCAACAAGAACAAGTACGCCCACATTCCGATCCACTCCGACGTCAAGTCGTTCCTTCAGGAAGTGACGCCTCTGGTCTCCACCGGCGACTACCGCGCCTGGCACAAGCAGGTCGACGAGTGGCGCGCCAGCGACCCGATGGCCTACGACCAGCGCGACGACGCGATTCTGCCCCAGTACGTCCTCGACGAGTTCTCCAAGATCACGGAGGGCGAGTTCATCATGTCGACGGGCGTCGGCCAGCATCAGATGTGGGCCGCGCAGTGGACGAAGTTCAAGCGGCTGCGGTCGTGGATCACGTCCGGCGGCCTGGGCTCGATGGGTTACGGCCTCCCCGCCGCCATGGGCGCGCAGGCGGCCTTCCCCGACGCCCTGGTGGTCGACATCGACGGCGACGGCAGCTTCGTGATGAACATCCAGGAGCTGGCGACGGTCTTCTGCGAGAACCTGCCGATCAAGATGATCGTCCTGAACAACCAGCACCTGGGGATGGTCGTCCAGTGGGAAGACCGCTTCCACCAGGGGAACCGCGCCCACACCTACCTGGGCCCCGTCGACCACCCCGAGGCGGTCGGCAAGGGGGACGGCGAACTGCCGGCCGTCACCTATCCGGATTTCGTGACGATGGCCAAGGGCTTCGGCATCGCCGCCCGCCAGATCCGCAAGAAGTCGGACGTCGCCGACGCCCTCAAGGAGATGATCGCCCATAAGGGCCCCTACGTCCTTGACGTCCTGGTCCCCTACCAGGAGCACGTCCTCCCCATGATCCCCGCCGGCGGCACGGTGCGGGACATCATCAAGAGCTGACCCGACCATCGATCGACGAACGGAACTTCACGACGGCGGCGGCCCAGAGGTCGCCGCCGTCGTGCGTTTCCGGGGTTCGTCCTTGCATGGAATAGCCGATCGGCGACAATGGAAGTCCTGGAGGGTCGGCTCTGGGGAACCGGCTTTTCGATCCCTCCGCGCTCTCGATGACTTCTCGATCGACGCCTCCGCCCAGTTCGAGCGGACGCGAACCGTCGATCTCCGCCCTGCATCCCACAGGGTTCCCCCGCTGACGAATAGGGGATGCGCCGGGGCTCATCGACCACAGAAAGTCCGAGTCCTCCGATGGGAAGAGCCTTTCCGACCCTCACCGCCGAAGACGCGGCGGAGTTGATCCCTCACGGCTCCTTGGTGGGGGTCAGCGGCTTCACGCCCGCCGGCTCCCCGAAGGTCGTGCCAGCCGCCCTGGCCGCGCGAGCCAAAAAACTGCACGCCGAGGGCCAGCCGTTTCAGGTCCGGCTCCTCTCGGGCGCCTCGACCGGGCCGATGTGCGACGACGCCCTCGCCGAGGCCGAGGCGATCAGTTGGCGGGCGCCCTACATGACGTCCGCCCCGTTCCGCAAGCTGGCCAACTCGGGGAAGGTCGACTTCATCGACATGCACCTGTCGCACGTTGCGCAGGTGACCGCGGGGGGCTTTCTCGGCCAGATGGACGTCGCGATCGTCGAGGCCGTCGAGGTCACTCCGCAGGGGCGGGTGTTCCTCACCACGGGCATCGGCAACACGCCGACGTTCCTGGAGCAGGCAAGCCGAGTCATCATCGAGCGGAACGCTTACCACTCGCCCAGGATCTCCGAACTGGCCGACATCTACACCCTGCCGAGGCCTCCTCATCGCGATCCGATCCCGATCTACGACCCGCTCGACCGGATCGGCAAACGGTACGCGGACGTCGATCCCCGTAAAATCGTGGGGATCGTCGACAGCGACCAGGCCGACGGCGGCCGGGCGTTCTCGGCGGTCGACGCGACGAGCCGGGCGATCGGCGAGCACGTCTGCCGCTTCCTGTTGAACGAGATGGCCGCCGGCCGGATTCCGGCCGGATTCCTTCCGCTTCAAAGCGGCGTCGGCAACGTCTGCAACGCCGTGATGGCCTCGTTCTCGTCAAACCCCGACTTCCCCCGGTTCAAGCTCTACACCGAGGTCCTCCAGGATACGGTGGTCGACCTGATCACCTCGGGCTCGGTCGTGGGGGCGAGCACCTGCTCACTGAGCCTGACCGACGAGAAGCTCCAGTTCGTCTACGACCACTTCGAAGACTTCGCCGATCGGATCGTCCTTCGTCCTCAGGAGATCTCCAACAACCCCGAGGTCTCGCGACGGCTGGGCGTCATCGCCACGAACACGGCGATCGAGGTCGACATCTACGGCCACGTCAACTCCACGCACTTCTTCGGCACGCAGATGATGAACGGCATCGGGGGGAGCGGCGACTTCGAGCGTAACGCCTACCTCTCCATCTTCATGTGCCCGTCGTTCGCCAAGGGGGGGAAGGTGTCGACCATCGTCCCCATGTGCACCCACGTCGACCACAGCGAGCACTCGGTCCAGGTCGTCGTGACTGAGCAGGGCGTCGCCGATCTTCGCGGGTTGGCTCCGATGGCCCGCGCCCGCGCGATCATCGACAACTGCGCCCACCCCGCCTATCGGGACTATCTTCACCGCTACATCGAATCCGCACCGATGGGGCACCTTCGACACGATATGAAGCGGTGCTTCGAGCTGGTGAACAACTATCTGGAGTCCGGACAGATGCTCCCAGATCTGGACCTTAAACAGTTCGGCGCCTGAGGCGAATCGTCCAAGAAGAAGGATGAGAAGGGGGAGGCTTGTGGGTCGACCGACGAGCGTCAGTCGACCCACATCGGCTCGTCGACGAGCAGCCCGTACTTCTTCATCTTCTTGTAGAGCGTGGTCCGGTTGATGTCGAGCATCCGGGCCGTCTCCTGGCGGTTCCAGTTCAGGGCCTGAAGGGCCTGGATGATGATCTGCTTCTCGGGCTCCTCAAGGGCCTCCTTGAGAGGACGAATCCCCATCGGGAGGTGAGGGCGGGAAGCGTTGGCGCGAGCGGCGCGGGCGCCGCGATGAGGATTGAGGATCGGCCCAAGATGGGTGGCGGTGATCCGCGTCCCGTGGCAGAGGACCACGGCCCGCTGAACGACCCCCTGAAGCTCGCGAACGTTCCCCGGCCAGTCGTGACGCCGGAGCACCTCGATGGCGTCCCGCGAGAAGCCGACGACCTGACGGTCGAACTGGCGGGCGAATCGCGCCCGGAAATGCTCGGCGAGCAGTTCCACGTCCTCGCCGCGGTGCCGAAGCGGAGGCGCGGTCAGACTGACGGAGCTGATGCGGTGGAAGAGATCCTGGCGGAATCTCCCCTGGTCGACGAGCCCGGCGAGATCCTCGCTGGTCGAAAGCACGAGCCGAGCCTGGCCCTGATTGCGACGATCGCCTCCGGAGCGGCCGGACGCGGCCTCCATGTCCTGAAGCTGGATTTCTCGCAGAAGCTGGAGCTGCAGCCCGGGATCCAGGGCCCCGACCTCCGCGATGTAGAGTGTGCCGCCGACCGCCCGAGAAAGCTTCGAGGCCCATTCGGCTCCCAGATCGCGACGAGTGGAAGTGGGGTCGTCGAGCCCGGCGGCCTCGCTCAACTCGGCCGCATGGATGGCGACGAACGGTCGATCACCCGGCGTCCCCCGGTGGAGCCACCGAGCCAACTCCGACTTTCCGGTCCCAGGCTCCCCCTGGATCAGAACCGTCGCCGACGATCCCGCCAGCGCGGTGGCCAGCCCCAAAATCTGCCTTAGGCCCGGGTCAACCCCGATCAGGTTGGACTCGCGAACGAGATCCGTCGGCGGAAGAGCAGGCGCCTGAGACGTCAGAACCTCCTGCGTCGCGATCGGCGGGGGCTCCGCGACGGCCGGCGACGGGGTCCAGTCCGAAAACGTCGGAGCCGACGCGGTCCGGTTCGTCGCCTCGGACGCGACCGGAACGGCCGCGGGCTTCGAGGCGTTCGCCTTCTCCAAAGCCTGTTGCACGGCGGCCCGGAGTTCGGCGGCCGGGGCCGGATACCTCAGAACCGCGGCTCCCAACCGCATCGCTTCTTTCGCTCGATCGGGATGGATCCGGGGGAACATCAGCACGACGGCCGCATGCCCATGCTTGCGGCGGACGTAATTCAGCAGTTCCAGACAGTCCGAATCAGCCGGGTCGACGCTCGCAAGCACGAGATCGACCGATTCGCGCTCAAGCAGACGCACCGCCGCACGATCGTTCGGCGCCTCGTCGATGACGTGCCCCAACGACTTAAGCATGGAGGTCAACAAGGCCAGGCCGCTGGAGTCCGGGCAGACGATCAAGATTCTTGACTTATACATACGGATGCCTTCTCTGGTTGTCGCGTCCTAGCGGAAGACCCTGTCCGACGTCCACGAAGGGAACCGCCGGGCGAGCGCCTCAATGCGGCCGTTCGCCCTGCCGTCGTGCCGGAAACCAACGAGCAGAATCGATTTGCATCGTCGATACCGTGAAGGGAATCGCATGTCCCTCTGAATGAACGAGTACGCCACTAATGATGCGTCGTCAAAGCCTCGCCTCCCGAAAACCACATCGTCAGGCGCGCGGATGTGCTTCTTGGTAAACGTCCAGGATTCTCTCCTGAGTCACGTGGGTGTAGATCTGGGTCGTCGTGAGGTTGCGATGGCCTAGCAATTCCTGGACGCTTCGAAGGTCGGCGCCTCGATCGAGCAGGTGTGTTGCAAAGCTATGACGCAATGTGTGGGGGCTGGCCTCGCTCCGAATTCCGGCGCGGGCAAGATGATCCTCCAAGAGTCGGCCGACGCTTCGCGAGGTCAGCCGATCACCGTAGCGGTTCAAAAAGACGGCTCGCTCCGAACCCGAACTTGGGGCTCTGGACGCGAGGTGCAGCCGAATCCAATACGCGGCCATCGACCCAACCGGACAGAGGCGTTCTCGCTTTCCTTTGCCCCGGACTCGAATCAGCTCCTCGTCGAGGTCCAGGTCTTCCAGGTCGAGTCCTACCACCTCGCTTACTCGCAGACCGCCGCCATAGAGCGTCTCGAACATCGCTCGATCGCGCCTTCCCAGGGCGTCGGCCACGGGAATCGAGTCCAGCAGGCGGACCACTTCTTCCACTCTTAGTAGTTTGGGGAGCCGTTTGGGTTGCTTGGGATTGCGGAGCGAGGCGGCCGGGTCGGTCGCGACCTCGCCGCCGCGACGAAGGTAGCGGAAGTACGAGCGCAGGCTCGCCAATCGTCGCGCCACCGTCGACGCCGCATAACCTTGCCCGGTCAGCCATGCGGAATACCGCCGCAGCCTCCGGGCGTCGATGGTCGTCGCGTCTTCCCCCACTCCTCCCGTCTCCTCGAGAAACCGCTCAAACTGAACCATGTCATCCTCGTAGCACCGCAGCGTGTGCTCCGACGACTGACGCTCCACCCGAAGATGCTCCAGGAACGATTGGATCGAAGCTCTCACGGCCCCCCCCTCCGACAAGGCTCCTCAGGTTCGATACGGCCCCGCAAGCGAGCCTCCCTTAGTTTCGGCTCGCCTCCAGGGAGACCGTCTCCCCTTTCCACAGTCTCATCGGTTCCCAGAGTCCAGGGGTCGACAAGCTCGCACTGACTTAATCCGTTAAACGCTCTGTTCTTACATCTTTCGGCGACGCCCGCTCATGCGCCGAGGTCAGGCGGTGTCGCAAGAAATTCTGGAAAAGGGGGGGGTGGGGGGTTCCATCAGCTACCAGCGTCGGATAGTATCCAAGTGCGCCGTGGAGCAGCGGCTAGCTCGCCAGGCTCATAACCTGGAGGTCGTAGGTTCGATTCCTACCGGCGCAACTCAGTCACTCCCCCTTTTCCCACCTCGCGGTAAAACGTCTTCGAGTCTTTCGCCCTCCGGGCGATCGA
The Paludisphaera rhizosphaerae DNA segment above includes these coding regions:
- a CDS encoding DUF1559 family PulG-like putative transporter: MRVVSPRARIGFTLIELLVVIAIIAVLIALLLPAVQAAREAARRAQCVNNLKQLGLALHNYESANSGFPWNQVCGRPGNPAAPTAQLQPHQGISGIALMLPYFEQQAVANSMNFMWGVTFGGNTTSVSGFDIIQFTAVSTTIASLLCPSDGTGVGRNNYYLSNGTNYDWHSRAGGAGVFGRPDNDSTVIPTVCYAASTNYGAGTIAGITDGTSNTVAFAERNRGDGSNTKFSPSDIYVGANMPAPTFYIAQMDAAFIVSSMMPACSAFAKANPLQTWNYGGYQWASDNYNQSTFNFMITPNNSTPDCSNWGSSGVGYGFHTPRSNHSGGVNVCLADGSVRFIKNSINVQTWYALGTRGNGEVISADSY
- the ilvB gene encoding biosynthetic-type acetolactate synthase large subunit, with the translated sequence MAATENCKLPTATRPTTGADVLVESLARHGVDVVFAYPGGASMPMHQALTRYRDRIRTILPRHEQGGVFAAEGYARASGKPGIVMATSGPGALNLVTGLADAKMDSIPLIAITGQVPTHVIGTDAFQETPTVEVCRAICKHAYLVQDARDVARVVKEAFYLATTGRPGPVLIDMPKDVQNTIVQNPDYDVEMDLPGYRLPPPPSQARIREVVEALRTAERPIIYCGGGVLASNAGDELREFAAKTGIPVAMTVHGLGAMPSDHYLSLGMLGMHGTVYANEAVNGADLLLALGVRFDDRVTGKLTEFAKHGKIVHVDIDASEINKNKYAHIPIHSDVKSFLQEVTPLVSTGDYRAWHKQVDEWRASDPMAYDQRDDAILPQYVLDEFSKITEGEFIMSTGVGQHQMWAAQWTKFKRLRSWITSGGLGSMGYGLPAAMGAQAAFPDALVVDIDGDGSFVMNIQELATVFCENLPIKMIVLNNQHLGMVVQWEDRFHQGNRAHTYLGPVDHPEAVGKGDGELPAVTYPDFVTMAKGFGIAARQIRKKSDVADALKEMIAHKGPYVLDVLVPYQEHVLPMIPAGGTVRDIIKS
- a CDS encoding succinate CoA transferase → MGRAFPTLTAEDAAELIPHGSLVGVSGFTPAGSPKVVPAALAARAKKLHAEGQPFQVRLLSGASTGPMCDDALAEAEAISWRAPYMTSAPFRKLANSGKVDFIDMHLSHVAQVTAGGFLGQMDVAIVEAVEVTPQGRVFLTTGIGNTPTFLEQASRVIIERNAYHSPRISELADIYTLPRPPHRDPIPIYDPLDRIGKRYADVDPRKIVGIVDSDQADGGRAFSAVDATSRAIGEHVCRFLLNEMAAGRIPAGFLPLQSGVGNVCNAVMASFSSNPDFPRFKLYTEVLQDTVVDLITSGSVVGASTCSLSLTDEKLQFVYDHFEDFADRIVLRPQEISNNPEVSRRLGVIATNTAIEVDIYGHVNSTHFFGTQMMNGIGGSGDFERNAYLSIFMCPSFAKGGKVSTIVPMCTHVDHSEHSVQVVVTEQGVADLRGLAPMARARAIIDNCAHPAYRDYLHRYIESAPMGHLRHDMKRCFELVNNYLESGQMLPDLDLKQFGA
- a CDS encoding sigma-54-dependent transcriptional regulator → MYKSRILIVCPDSSGLALLTSMLKSLGHVIDEAPNDRAAVRLLERESVDLVLASVDPADSDCLELLNYVRRKHGHAAVVLMFPRIHPDRAKEAMRLGAAVLRYPAPAAELRAAVQQALEKANASKPAAVPVASEATNRTASAPTFSDWTPSPAVAEPPPIATQEVLTSQAPALPPTDLVRESNLIGVDPGLRQILGLATALAGSSATVLIQGEPGTGKSELARWLHRGTPGDRPFVAIHAAELSEAAGLDDPTSTRRDLGAEWASKLSRAVGGTLYIAEVGALDPGLQLQLLREIQLQDMEAASGRSGGDRRNQGQARLVLSTSEDLAGLVDQGRFRQDLFHRISSVSLTAPPLRHRGEDVELLAEHFRARFARQFDRQVVGFSRDAIEVLRRHDWPGNVRELQGVVQRAVVLCHGTRITATHLGPILNPHRGARAARANASRPHLPMGIRPLKEALEEPEKQIIIQALQALNWNRQETARMLDINRTTLYKKMKKYGLLVDEPMWVD
- the xerC gene encoding tyrosine recombinase XerC, with product MRASIQSFLEHLRVERQSSEHTLRCYEDDMVQFERFLEETGGVGEDATTIDARRLRRYSAWLTGQGYAASTVARRLASLRSYFRYLRRGGEVATDPAASLRNPKQPKRLPKLLRVEEVVRLLDSIPVADALGRRDRAMFETLYGGGLRVSEVVGLDLEDLDLDEELIRVRGKGKRERLCPVGSMAAYWIRLHLASRAPSSGSERAVFLNRYGDRLTSRSVGRLLEDHLARAGIRSEASPHTLRHSFATHLLDRGADLRSVQELLGHRNLTTTQIYTHVTQERILDVYQEAHPRA